In one window of Gossypium hirsutum isolate 1008001.06 chromosome A01, Gossypium_hirsutum_v2.1, whole genome shotgun sequence DNA:
- the LOC107918029 gene encoding protein ESSENTIAL FOR POTEXVIRUS ACCUMULATION 1 isoform X2, whose product MAHTSASDSRRHLTVNPHHPISKDVQGSDNPIPLSPQWLLSKPGENKPMGTMENHPVPYPAHGGRSEVIKPSGNGEGMHGTPKKDVFRPSLLDMETGRRDRWRDEERDSHSALRKDHWRDGDKELSDTRRMDRWADNLPSRQFGEARRAPTERWTDSGNRDSNYDQKRESKWNSRWGPDDKNNERSRDKWVDSGRDGDMLLDKGLPHLSSHGKDVKEGDHYRPWRSTSSQSRGRGEPPHHQALTPSKQVPTFSYGRGLGESHTSPFSAGHGRGSSGGNTGASIPSHHQTLGNISNRSEIDHGEPSPLRYSRKKLLDLYMRTDMRIYQNLVEELLSVPSLTQNESLEPLALCAPSSDEMLVLKGIDKGDITSSGAPQMPKDGSASRNSTEFTHSRRSCREDLPPAVDDCKEETSDIPNSSYSQLEKHKGYPDAKFISEDNKGLFKRDEELPISRESSIQVTNSVNPGTMWRTSSFGERSPTVSHDLKEIPNDARSRTPDMSWSQPQKDMINQRESNVLNSSYAGAEANWQSSEDPILKRQPSGVLAREPEPRKLPAPEDLVLHYKDPQGEIQGPFSGIDIISWFEAGYFGINLEVRLASAPKESPFSLLGDVMPHLRAKARPPPGFGVPKQGELSDLSSRPNYSSPGKVHAGASEINMIRNEPRPATEAENRFLESLMSGGMSNPSQGLQGYVPQFSSTGSQRLQAPTPPSLTSLLGQTMDKSSGILKPEKFIPSTLSQDSQLLNMLQQQYLMQQLQPQTPVPTPQMLLLEKIMLLKQQQKLEEQQQLLRQQQLLSQVLQEHQSKQHFGEPSYVHLQTTTIPTGNSSMDPSRLQPSLQNVLQIGSQISGNQDEHAHNFMNLPPQVSRDSSYAVSSGSPPVLLPHEMLSSINCQKSWGTNAPELVNGIQRPLPVTTIVESSPSLEVNLSSQGASLVQDPLASECHALPMEQPLDYTQKIDEIAPVVPTVDDATCGTLEHHEIATARTSKTDIPINEGVKSTDSIDELLVGREKGNDQPSVVREAKNVEAHEVRKASEKKSRKQKSSKSQASDLAKGLPKASSLVQLKPSETEEPVVCDSNTAGHNIDGMSQGKTEQNKSRNAPMDSYYAKSFSAANIGVLDDETKETKGEARLSSFPLQNPTVHPAVRAWKPGPGFKAKSLLEIQQEEQRKAQTEVAVSEFTSSVNSLSLSTPWAGVVSSLEPKVSRESKKDADISESAIVKPESSLNSASKKSPLHDLLAEEVLAKSRERDADVPGTISTSSAHVTTTNVEPTDNDNFIEAKETKRSRKKSAKSKGTGAKVSGPPSTADAVLVSASTIEKVKSSRPAQVEKELLPSIPSGPSLGDFVPWKEEEVNPSPAPAWSADSKKLPKPTSLRDIQKEQKRNSSVQPTNPIPTPHKSQPSHSTPAGVSSWSFTASSPSKTASPIQINSHATQSKHKGDDDLFWGPIDQTKQETKQGDFPLLANVGGWGTKSTPAKGTASGALSRQKSSGRAIERTLSSSPASAQSFLKGKSDMLTKHSEAMDFRDWCESECVRLIGTKDTSVLEFCLKQSRSEAEMLLVENLGSFDPNHEFIEKFLNYKELLPADVIEIAFQSRYDRKLTELGSGYVNSSNASVANFDPEVGVGLDGSSTGGGKKKGKKGKKVSPAVLGFNVVSNRIMMGEIQTVED is encoded by the exons ATGGCTCATACCTCTGCTTCCGATTCCCGCCGCCACCTCACCGTCAACCCTCACCATCCGATCTCCAAAG ATGTTCAAGGATCTGACAATCCTATTCCGCTTTCACCACAATGGCTTCTTTCAAAGCCAGGGGAGAATAAGCCAATGGGAACTATG GAAAATCATCCTGTGCCATATCCTGCTCATGGAGGTCGCTCTGAAGTCATTAAGCCATCAGGAAATGGCGAGGGGATGCATGGTACCCCAAAAAAGGATGTTTTTAGGCCATCCTTACTTGATATGGAAACTGGCCGTCGAGACCGCTGGCGTGATGAAGAACGAGATAGCCATTCAGCTCTGCGCAAAGATCACTGGAGGGATGGAGATAAAGAGCTCAGTGATACCCGCAGGATGGATCGATGGGCAGATAACTTGCCTTCAAGACAATTTGGAGAAGCACGCCGTGCACCCACTGAGCGGTGGACTGATTCAGGTAACAGGGACTCAAATTATGATCAAAAGCGTGAGAGCAAGTGGAACTCACGCTGGGGGCCTGATGATAAAAATAATGAAAGGTCACGAGATAAGTGGGTAGACTCTGGAAGAGATGGTGATATGCTTCTTGACAAAGGGTTGCCCCATCTTTCTAGTCATGGGAAGGATGTGAAGGAGGGGGATCACTATCGCCCATGGAGATCCACCTCTTCTCAAAGTCGAGGAAGGGGAGAGCCTCCACATCACCAGGCACTAACTCCAAGCAAGCAGGTTCCCACCTTTTCCTATGGCAGAGGACTTGGAGAAAGTCACACTTCACCATTTTCTGCTGGTCATGGAAGGGGAAGTTCTGGTGGGAACACAGGGGCCAGTATACCTTCTCACCATCAAACTCTGGGAAACATATCTAACAGGAGTGAAATTGACCATGGAGAGCCATCCCCTTTACGGTATAGTAGGAAAAAATTACTTGACTTATACATGAGGACTGACATGAGAATTTACCAAAATCTCGTAGAAGAGCTTCTATCAGTTCCTTCACTTACACAAAATGAATCACTGGAACCACTAGCTCTTTGTGCTCCCAGTTCTGATGAAAtg CTTGTTCTAAAGGGAATAGACAAAGGGGACATAACTAGTAGTGGTGCTCCTCAGATGCCAAAAGATGGGTCTGCCAGTCGGAACTCTACAGAGTTTACTCATTCAAGAAGGA GCTGTAGAGAAGATTTACCACCTGCTGTTGATGATTGTAAAGAGGAAACTTCTGACATTCCAAACAGCAGTTATTCACAGCTTGAAAAACATAAGGGATACCCAGATGCTAAATTCATATCTGAAG ACAATAAGGGTCTTTTTAAAAGGGATGAAGAGTTGCCTATAAGTAGGGAATCAAGCATACAAGTGACTAACTCTGTTAATCCTGGCACCATGTGGAGAACCTCTTCATTTGGGGAACGATCTCCTACAGTCTCCCATGACTTGAAGGAGATTCCAAATGATGCCAGGTCAAGGACCCCTGACATGAGCTGGTCACAACCACAGAAAGATATGATTAACCAACGAGAAAGCAATGTGTTGAATTCATCCTATGCTGGAGCTGAAGCAAATTGGCAATCTAGTGAGGATCCTATACTTAAGAGGCAGCCATCTGGAGTTTTGGCTAGGGAACCTGAACCTAGGAAGCTGCCTGCTCCGGAGGACCTTGTCCTTCACTACAAAGATCCTCAAGGTGAAATTCAAGGCCCTTTTTCAGGGATTGATATTATAAGCTGGTTTGAGGCAGGGTATTTTGGGATAAATTTGGAAGTTCGGCTAGCTAGTGCACCCAAGGAGTCACCGTTTTCCTTACTTGGTGATGTAATGCCCCACTTGCGAGCTAAAGCACGTCCGCCACCTGGATTTGGTGTGCCAAAACAGGGTGAACTCTCAGATTTGTCAAGCAGACCAAATTACAGTAGCCCTGGGAAAGTTCATGCTGGTGCAAGTGAGATCAATATGATCAGAAATGAGCCAAGGCCAGCAACAGAAGCTGAAAACAGATTTTTGGAGTCACTCATGTCTGGTGGCATGAGCAATCCATCTCAAG GCCTGCAAGGATATGTTCCACAATTTTCAAGCACTGGATCCCAGAGGCTGCAAGCACCTACTCCACCTTCCTTGACAAGTTTGCTTGGTCAAACTATGGATAAGTCATCTGGTATTTTAAAACCTGAAAAGTTTATCCCCTCCACTTTATCTCAGGACTCCCAACTGCTAAACATGTTGCAGCAGCAGTATTTAATGCAGCAGCTGCAACCCCAGACACCGGTACCAACACCACAGATGTTGCTGCTTGAAAAGATCATGTTGCTTAAGCAGCAACAGAAACTGGAGGAACAGCAACAGTTGTTACGACAACAACAATTGCTTTCACAGGTTTTGCAAGAACATCAATCAAAGCAGCATTTCGGTGAACCCTCTTACGTACACTTACAGACTACTACAATACCAACAGGCAATTCATCCATGGACCCCTCTCGACTTCAGCCATCATTACAGAATGTCCTTCAGATTGGTTCGCAGATCTCAGGCAACCAAGATGAACATGCCCATAACTTCATGAATCTACCTCCACAAGTTTCCAGGGATTCCAGTTATGCTGTTAGTTCTGGATCCCCGCCTGTGCTTCTACCACATGAGATGCTCAGTAGTATCAATTGTCAGAAGAGCTGGGGGACTAATGCACCGGAACTGGTTAATGGCATCCAACGGCCTTTGCCAGTGACAACAATTGTTGAAAGCTCACCCTCATTGGAAGTGAACTTATCCTCCCAGGGGGCTTCTCTCGTGCAAGACCCTCTCGCTTCTGAATGTCATGCGCTTCCTATGGAGCAGCCATTGGATTATACTCAGAAGATTGATGAAATTGCACCAGTTGTACCTACTGTGGATGATGCAACCTGTGGAACCTTGGAGCACCATGAAATTGCTACTGCTAGAACCTCTAAAACTGATATACCTATTAACGAGGGTGTTAAATCTACTGATTCTATTGATGAACTGCTAGTTGGAAGAGAAAAAGGCAATGATCAGCCTTCTGTGGTGAGAGAAGCTAAGAATGTCGAAGCTCATGAGGTAAGAAAAGCTTCAGAAAAGAAGTCTAGAAAGCAAAAATCTAGTAAATCACAAGCTTCTGACCTTGCAAAGGGACTTCCAAAGGCTTCCTCTTTGGTGCAATTGAAACCATCTGAAACTGAAGAGCCAGTTGTTTGTGACTCTAATACTGCTGGACATAACATTGATGGGATGTCTCAAGGAAAGACGGAACAGAACAAATCCAGAAATGCCCCCATGGATTCTTATTATGCTAAAAGCTTTTCAGCTGCTAACATTGGTGTGTTGGATGATGAAACCAAAGAAACCAAGGGTGAGGCTAGACTTTCTAGTTTTCCATTGCAGAACCCAACTGTACATCCTGCAGTACGTGCATGGAAACCTGGTCCTGGTTTCAAGGCAAAGTCATTACTGGAAATTCAACAAGAAGAACAGAGGAAGGCTCAAACTGAAGTGGCAGTATCAGAGTTTACTTCTTCTGTCAACTCTCTGAGTTTGTCAACTCCATGGGCTGGGGTTGTCTCTAGTTTAGAACCCAAAGTTTCTAGAGAAAGTAAAAAAGATGCAGATATTTCTGAGTCAGCTATTGTGAAACCTGAAAGTTCTTTAAATTCAGCTAGTAAAAAGAGTCCATTACATGATCTGTTGGCAGAAGAAGTTTTAGCAAAATCTAGGGAAAGAGATGCAGATGTTCCTGGCACTATTTCTACATCTTCTGCCCATGTTACCACTACAAATGTCGAACCCACTGATAATGACAATTTTATTGAGGCTAAAGAAACTAAAAGGAGTCGAAAAAAGTCTGCCAAATCTAAGGGTACAGGAGCAAAAGTTTCCGGTCCTCCTAGTACTGCTGATGCGGTTCTTGTTAGTGCAAGTACTATTGAGAAAGTCAAAAGTTCTCGTCCAGCACAGGTGGAGAAGGAATTATTGCCTTCAATTCCCTCAGGTCCTTCTTTGGGAGATTTTGTACCTTGGAAAGAGGAGGAAGTAAACCCTTCCCCTGCTCCAGCTTGGTCTGCTGATTCTAAGAAACTTCCTAAACCCACATCATTGCGGGACATCCAAAAGGAGCAGAAGAGGAATTCCTCTGTCCAGCCCACAAATCCAATACCAACTCCTCATAAGTCCCAACCAAGTCATTCAACTCCTGCTGGTGTTTCATCTTGGTCCTTCACTGCATCTTCACCATCAAAGACTGCATCCCCGATCCAGATCAATTCTCATGCAACACAGTCAAAACATAAAGGAGATGATGACCTATTCTGGGGTCCAATTGATCAGACAAAGCAAGAAACGAAGCA AGGTGATTTCCCACTTCTTGCAAATGTGGGCGGCTGGGGAACAAAAAGCACTCCTGCTAAAGGAACTGCAAGTGGGGCATTAAGTCGACAAAAGTCAAGTGGCAGAGCTATTGAGCGCACTTTGTCATCCTCTCCTGCCTCTGCTCAGTCATTCCTTAAAGGCAAAAGTGACATGTTGACAAAGCATTCTG AGGCCATGGATTTCAGAGATTGGTGCGAGAGTGAATGTGTTAGGCTTATTGGGACAAAAG ATACAAGTGTCTTGGAATTTTGTTTGAAGCAATCTAGATCTGAGGCTGAAATGCTTCTGGTAGAGAACCTTGGATCATTTGATCCAAATCACGAGTTCATTGAGAAATTTCTCAACTATAAGGAATTGCTACCTGCTGATGTGATTGAGATTGCTTTTCAAAGTCGATATGACAGAAAGTTAACAGAGTTGGGCAGCGGATATGTGAACTCCAGCAATGCAAGTGTTGCTAATTTTGACCCAGAAGTTGGAGTTGGCCTAGATGGTTCCTCCACGGGGGGAGGCAAGAAGAAAGGGAAGAAAGGGAAGAAAGTTAGTCCAGCTGTTTTGGGATTCAACGTAGTGAGCAACCGGATTATGATGGGTGAGATTCAGACAGTAGAAGATTGA
- the LOC107918029 gene encoding protein ESSENTIAL FOR POTEXVIRUS ACCUMULATION 1 isoform X1: MAHTSASDSRRHLTVNPHHPISKDVQGSDNPIPLSPQWLLSKPGENKPMGTMENHPVPYPAHGGRSEVIKPSGNGEGMHGTPKKDVFRPSLLDMETGRRDRWRDEERDSHSALRKDHWRDGDKELSDTRRMDRWADNLPSRQFGEARRAPTERWTDSGNRDSNYDQKRESKWNSRWGPDDKNNERSRDKWVDSGRDGDMLLDKGLPHLSSHGKDVKEGDHYRPWRSTSSQSRGRGEPPHHQALTPSKQVPTFSYGRGLGESHTSPFSAGHGRGSSGGNTGASIPSHHQTLGNISNRSEIDHGEPSPLRYSRKKLLDLYMRTDMRIYQNLVEELLSVPSLTQNESLEPLALCAPSSDEMLVLKGIDKGDITSSGAPQMPKDGSASRNSTEFTHSRRNKIGCREDLPPAVDDCKEETSDIPNSSYSQLEKHKGYPDAKFISEDNKGLFKRDEELPISRESSIQVTNSVNPGTMWRTSSFGERSPTVSHDLKEIPNDARSRTPDMSWSQPQKDMINQRESNVLNSSYAGAEANWQSSEDPILKRQPSGVLAREPEPRKLPAPEDLVLHYKDPQGEIQGPFSGIDIISWFEAGYFGINLEVRLASAPKESPFSLLGDVMPHLRAKARPPPGFGVPKQGELSDLSSRPNYSSPGKVHAGASEINMIRNEPRPATEAENRFLESLMSGGMSNPSQGLQGYVPQFSSTGSQRLQAPTPPSLTSLLGQTMDKSSGILKPEKFIPSTLSQDSQLLNMLQQQYLMQQLQPQTPVPTPQMLLLEKIMLLKQQQKLEEQQQLLRQQQLLSQVLQEHQSKQHFGEPSYVHLQTTTIPTGNSSMDPSRLQPSLQNVLQIGSQISGNQDEHAHNFMNLPPQVSRDSSYAVSSGSPPVLLPHEMLSSINCQKSWGTNAPELVNGIQRPLPVTTIVESSPSLEVNLSSQGASLVQDPLASECHALPMEQPLDYTQKIDEIAPVVPTVDDATCGTLEHHEIATARTSKTDIPINEGVKSTDSIDELLVGREKGNDQPSVVREAKNVEAHEVRKASEKKSRKQKSSKSQASDLAKGLPKASSLVQLKPSETEEPVVCDSNTAGHNIDGMSQGKTEQNKSRNAPMDSYYAKSFSAANIGVLDDETKETKGEARLSSFPLQNPTVHPAVRAWKPGPGFKAKSLLEIQQEEQRKAQTEVAVSEFTSSVNSLSLSTPWAGVVSSLEPKVSRESKKDADISESAIVKPESSLNSASKKSPLHDLLAEEVLAKSRERDADVPGTISTSSAHVTTTNVEPTDNDNFIEAKETKRSRKKSAKSKGTGAKVSGPPSTADAVLVSASTIEKVKSSRPAQVEKELLPSIPSGPSLGDFVPWKEEEVNPSPAPAWSADSKKLPKPTSLRDIQKEQKRNSSVQPTNPIPTPHKSQPSHSTPAGVSSWSFTASSPSKTASPIQINSHATQSKHKGDDDLFWGPIDQTKQETKQGDFPLLANVGGWGTKSTPAKGTASGALSRQKSSGRAIERTLSSSPASAQSFLKGKSDMLTKHSEAMDFRDWCESECVRLIGTKDTSVLEFCLKQSRSEAEMLLVENLGSFDPNHEFIEKFLNYKELLPADVIEIAFQSRYDRKLTELGSGYVNSSNASVANFDPEVGVGLDGSSTGGGKKKGKKGKKVSPAVLGFNVVSNRIMMGEIQTVED, encoded by the exons ATGGCTCATACCTCTGCTTCCGATTCCCGCCGCCACCTCACCGTCAACCCTCACCATCCGATCTCCAAAG ATGTTCAAGGATCTGACAATCCTATTCCGCTTTCACCACAATGGCTTCTTTCAAAGCCAGGGGAGAATAAGCCAATGGGAACTATG GAAAATCATCCTGTGCCATATCCTGCTCATGGAGGTCGCTCTGAAGTCATTAAGCCATCAGGAAATGGCGAGGGGATGCATGGTACCCCAAAAAAGGATGTTTTTAGGCCATCCTTACTTGATATGGAAACTGGCCGTCGAGACCGCTGGCGTGATGAAGAACGAGATAGCCATTCAGCTCTGCGCAAAGATCACTGGAGGGATGGAGATAAAGAGCTCAGTGATACCCGCAGGATGGATCGATGGGCAGATAACTTGCCTTCAAGACAATTTGGAGAAGCACGCCGTGCACCCACTGAGCGGTGGACTGATTCAGGTAACAGGGACTCAAATTATGATCAAAAGCGTGAGAGCAAGTGGAACTCACGCTGGGGGCCTGATGATAAAAATAATGAAAGGTCACGAGATAAGTGGGTAGACTCTGGAAGAGATGGTGATATGCTTCTTGACAAAGGGTTGCCCCATCTTTCTAGTCATGGGAAGGATGTGAAGGAGGGGGATCACTATCGCCCATGGAGATCCACCTCTTCTCAAAGTCGAGGAAGGGGAGAGCCTCCACATCACCAGGCACTAACTCCAAGCAAGCAGGTTCCCACCTTTTCCTATGGCAGAGGACTTGGAGAAAGTCACACTTCACCATTTTCTGCTGGTCATGGAAGGGGAAGTTCTGGTGGGAACACAGGGGCCAGTATACCTTCTCACCATCAAACTCTGGGAAACATATCTAACAGGAGTGAAATTGACCATGGAGAGCCATCCCCTTTACGGTATAGTAGGAAAAAATTACTTGACTTATACATGAGGACTGACATGAGAATTTACCAAAATCTCGTAGAAGAGCTTCTATCAGTTCCTTCACTTACACAAAATGAATCACTGGAACCACTAGCTCTTTGTGCTCCCAGTTCTGATGAAAtg CTTGTTCTAAAGGGAATAGACAAAGGGGACATAACTAGTAGTGGTGCTCCTCAGATGCCAAAAGATGGGTCTGCCAGTCGGAACTCTACAGAGTTTACTCATTCAAGAAGGAATAAGATTG GCTGTAGAGAAGATTTACCACCTGCTGTTGATGATTGTAAAGAGGAAACTTCTGACATTCCAAACAGCAGTTATTCACAGCTTGAAAAACATAAGGGATACCCAGATGCTAAATTCATATCTGAAG ACAATAAGGGTCTTTTTAAAAGGGATGAAGAGTTGCCTATAAGTAGGGAATCAAGCATACAAGTGACTAACTCTGTTAATCCTGGCACCATGTGGAGAACCTCTTCATTTGGGGAACGATCTCCTACAGTCTCCCATGACTTGAAGGAGATTCCAAATGATGCCAGGTCAAGGACCCCTGACATGAGCTGGTCACAACCACAGAAAGATATGATTAACCAACGAGAAAGCAATGTGTTGAATTCATCCTATGCTGGAGCTGAAGCAAATTGGCAATCTAGTGAGGATCCTATACTTAAGAGGCAGCCATCTGGAGTTTTGGCTAGGGAACCTGAACCTAGGAAGCTGCCTGCTCCGGAGGACCTTGTCCTTCACTACAAAGATCCTCAAGGTGAAATTCAAGGCCCTTTTTCAGGGATTGATATTATAAGCTGGTTTGAGGCAGGGTATTTTGGGATAAATTTGGAAGTTCGGCTAGCTAGTGCACCCAAGGAGTCACCGTTTTCCTTACTTGGTGATGTAATGCCCCACTTGCGAGCTAAAGCACGTCCGCCACCTGGATTTGGTGTGCCAAAACAGGGTGAACTCTCAGATTTGTCAAGCAGACCAAATTACAGTAGCCCTGGGAAAGTTCATGCTGGTGCAAGTGAGATCAATATGATCAGAAATGAGCCAAGGCCAGCAACAGAAGCTGAAAACAGATTTTTGGAGTCACTCATGTCTGGTGGCATGAGCAATCCATCTCAAG GCCTGCAAGGATATGTTCCACAATTTTCAAGCACTGGATCCCAGAGGCTGCAAGCACCTACTCCACCTTCCTTGACAAGTTTGCTTGGTCAAACTATGGATAAGTCATCTGGTATTTTAAAACCTGAAAAGTTTATCCCCTCCACTTTATCTCAGGACTCCCAACTGCTAAACATGTTGCAGCAGCAGTATTTAATGCAGCAGCTGCAACCCCAGACACCGGTACCAACACCACAGATGTTGCTGCTTGAAAAGATCATGTTGCTTAAGCAGCAACAGAAACTGGAGGAACAGCAACAGTTGTTACGACAACAACAATTGCTTTCACAGGTTTTGCAAGAACATCAATCAAAGCAGCATTTCGGTGAACCCTCTTACGTACACTTACAGACTACTACAATACCAACAGGCAATTCATCCATGGACCCCTCTCGACTTCAGCCATCATTACAGAATGTCCTTCAGATTGGTTCGCAGATCTCAGGCAACCAAGATGAACATGCCCATAACTTCATGAATCTACCTCCACAAGTTTCCAGGGATTCCAGTTATGCTGTTAGTTCTGGATCCCCGCCTGTGCTTCTACCACATGAGATGCTCAGTAGTATCAATTGTCAGAAGAGCTGGGGGACTAATGCACCGGAACTGGTTAATGGCATCCAACGGCCTTTGCCAGTGACAACAATTGTTGAAAGCTCACCCTCATTGGAAGTGAACTTATCCTCCCAGGGGGCTTCTCTCGTGCAAGACCCTCTCGCTTCTGAATGTCATGCGCTTCCTATGGAGCAGCCATTGGATTATACTCAGAAGATTGATGAAATTGCACCAGTTGTACCTACTGTGGATGATGCAACCTGTGGAACCTTGGAGCACCATGAAATTGCTACTGCTAGAACCTCTAAAACTGATATACCTATTAACGAGGGTGTTAAATCTACTGATTCTATTGATGAACTGCTAGTTGGAAGAGAAAAAGGCAATGATCAGCCTTCTGTGGTGAGAGAAGCTAAGAATGTCGAAGCTCATGAGGTAAGAAAAGCTTCAGAAAAGAAGTCTAGAAAGCAAAAATCTAGTAAATCACAAGCTTCTGACCTTGCAAAGGGACTTCCAAAGGCTTCCTCTTTGGTGCAATTGAAACCATCTGAAACTGAAGAGCCAGTTGTTTGTGACTCTAATACTGCTGGACATAACATTGATGGGATGTCTCAAGGAAAGACGGAACAGAACAAATCCAGAAATGCCCCCATGGATTCTTATTATGCTAAAAGCTTTTCAGCTGCTAACATTGGTGTGTTGGATGATGAAACCAAAGAAACCAAGGGTGAGGCTAGACTTTCTAGTTTTCCATTGCAGAACCCAACTGTACATCCTGCAGTACGTGCATGGAAACCTGGTCCTGGTTTCAAGGCAAAGTCATTACTGGAAATTCAACAAGAAGAACAGAGGAAGGCTCAAACTGAAGTGGCAGTATCAGAGTTTACTTCTTCTGTCAACTCTCTGAGTTTGTCAACTCCATGGGCTGGGGTTGTCTCTAGTTTAGAACCCAAAGTTTCTAGAGAAAGTAAAAAAGATGCAGATATTTCTGAGTCAGCTATTGTGAAACCTGAAAGTTCTTTAAATTCAGCTAGTAAAAAGAGTCCATTACATGATCTGTTGGCAGAAGAAGTTTTAGCAAAATCTAGGGAAAGAGATGCAGATGTTCCTGGCACTATTTCTACATCTTCTGCCCATGTTACCACTACAAATGTCGAACCCACTGATAATGACAATTTTATTGAGGCTAAAGAAACTAAAAGGAGTCGAAAAAAGTCTGCCAAATCTAAGGGTACAGGAGCAAAAGTTTCCGGTCCTCCTAGTACTGCTGATGCGGTTCTTGTTAGTGCAAGTACTATTGAGAAAGTCAAAAGTTCTCGTCCAGCACAGGTGGAGAAGGAATTATTGCCTTCAATTCCCTCAGGTCCTTCTTTGGGAGATTTTGTACCTTGGAAAGAGGAGGAAGTAAACCCTTCCCCTGCTCCAGCTTGGTCTGCTGATTCTAAGAAACTTCCTAAACCCACATCATTGCGGGACATCCAAAAGGAGCAGAAGAGGAATTCCTCTGTCCAGCCCACAAATCCAATACCAACTCCTCATAAGTCCCAACCAAGTCATTCAACTCCTGCTGGTGTTTCATCTTGGTCCTTCACTGCATCTTCACCATCAAAGACTGCATCCCCGATCCAGATCAATTCTCATGCAACACAGTCAAAACATAAAGGAGATGATGACCTATTCTGGGGTCCAATTGATCAGACAAAGCAAGAAACGAAGCA AGGTGATTTCCCACTTCTTGCAAATGTGGGCGGCTGGGGAACAAAAAGCACTCCTGCTAAAGGAACTGCAAGTGGGGCATTAAGTCGACAAAAGTCAAGTGGCAGAGCTATTGAGCGCACTTTGTCATCCTCTCCTGCCTCTGCTCAGTCATTCCTTAAAGGCAAAAGTGACATGTTGACAAAGCATTCTG AGGCCATGGATTTCAGAGATTGGTGCGAGAGTGAATGTGTTAGGCTTATTGGGACAAAAG ATACAAGTGTCTTGGAATTTTGTTTGAAGCAATCTAGATCTGAGGCTGAAATGCTTCTGGTAGAGAACCTTGGATCATTTGATCCAAATCACGAGTTCATTGAGAAATTTCTCAACTATAAGGAATTGCTACCTGCTGATGTGATTGAGATTGCTTTTCAAAGTCGATATGACAGAAAGTTAACAGAGTTGGGCAGCGGATATGTGAACTCCAGCAATGCAAGTGTTGCTAATTTTGACCCAGAAGTTGGAGTTGGCCTAGATGGTTCCTCCACGGGGGGAGGCAAGAAGAAAGGGAAGAAAGGGAAGAAAGTTAGTCCAGCTGTTTTGGGATTCAACGTAGTGAGCAACCGGATTATGATGGGTGAGATTCAGACAGTAGAAGATTGA